TATCATGTCCATCTCAGAATATGTTTAACATGGATTTACTTGGATATGTAAAAACAGAGCATTAATTATTACaaactaaaaaataattatgaaataaaTACTAAAGCTGGATTTTAGTTGATACAATGCTTTGTTATTGGGGATTATCCCATATACCATTGTAATATTTCAGGCTAATTATAATGTTCTTGTTGTGGTTGTGCAAATTcccttttcttttccctttttttttttctttcaaaaaacCGATTTACATTACTTGTATTTTTCACAAGAGTACCATGCTGTGGTTTCTTTATATTCTATCCCCCTGTTTCCATTGACTGCATTTCGGTCTTTTGCATTCCAGGATTGGCATAAGTACATTGCAATGTCTTCTATAATTGGACTTTGCAGCATTATACAAACACTTTGCACTAATGGTTGTCTGCAGCAATGCCAGCTGCTTTTTCACATTTTTGTATTGGCGAAAGATCATGTTTAGAGCTCATCAGCCACGCTTTGTTATTAATGCCATCATCATTTTGTGGTTGTCAGCTCATTATTAtacatttattttatgttttgcgAACACCTCACGTAGTTGGGGCATTACTGTTCATATTTTTTACAAATTATTATTTAGAGTCATTTGATTTCCTCTACCAGTCGTATAAGAAGTCTAATGTAATACTTCTATAAACATACTAGTTGATCACTTATGCAAATTTTCATAAAATTATAGGAAATTATTAGATATTCCTGTAAGAACCAATATTTACGTTTCTGATGTACAAAATTAGCCTTTCCTATAAACCATACAAATGAGTTATGAGAAGGTCCTAActatatgaaaatgataaataaactTGTTTAAACTTTCTCCAGTATTAACTTGACAAGTCTTGCATGATGCTCCAATAAGCATGCTAATTGATCACTTGTACAATTCAAAATTAGATACTTACTGTAAAGAACTAGAATCTATTTCTCTGATCTACAGAACTTGTTGCCATTGCTATTAACCATACAAATGATTTCTTTGACCTCTCCTTCTCTTCATCGCAAAATAAAACCCACATTTTTATTCTGCATATGtaccctatattctggttttgaaGCAGAACATCTATATCATTGAGCAAATATCTTTGCAGCATGGCTTGACCGTAGCTCACCTGCTTGGCACTTGAGTAATTGATTTATTAAAAGTTTTTTTGTAGTGAGATGTAATCAATGACTCAATGATACACAACCAGTCCTcgtaaattttattttcatggtTGCTCAACTTTTGGCTTATGCTTGATGCCTGATACAGTAACATTAGTTTATAATCCTTACAAGCCACTTAACTGATTCATGCATCTATTTGCAATCAGTCATGTTATTAAAATGCAATATGTTTAATGTGAATAAAACAAAAATGTAAACCCATCATATATCCATGCCCCGAAAATAATGCTTGGTGATTCTCTTATTTGTCTTAGATTGTCAAGAAAAAATCAGTGACATTGTTGAATAATATAATTCACCTTGAGAAAAAAAACACATTAGTATGTTCATATTGGAACTGCTTTTGTGACATTTTGACTAGTGTCTATCAATTTTTAATGATGGTGATTCCCACAATATGTAAATTTGGATAAGTTGTATCAGTGTTGAGGCAGTTGACAGCCATACTAGCGGAGTATGCTTTTAGATTAAATAGGTTGTTCTGGGAAAGTCAACTTGATGAGGCTTCTTCACATGTGTAGGGGCTTAGTGGACTAGAGCAAAGAGGCAAAGTTGATGTGGAACACTTTTCGAAGTTTtgagaaagaaaatatttaattttaaattaagagGTTTATCCAAATAAAATCTTGACTATTATAACTGCTAGAACTTTTTTATGTTGTCCGCTCTTCATATcatagtaaattgattttgtttgAATCCCCCACCTACTCATGAATTTTATCTTTGTTTTATGGAAGGTTATTTTTAGAAAAGCATATGTATGTCGTCTTATACTTGTGTTAGAACCAGAATATTTTTCATAGCTTTGTGAATTTAAAATGATTCTCCTTCAAGATGTTTTTGTGAATAACTCCTAGTCTGAAAAAAGGCTTATGGAAAATGCCTGGTTTGGTTTCTGCTAAAATTTAACTTCCTACATTTTCTAGGAAGAGCAAGAGGCAGCTCTGAGAAAACTAAGGAAGAGCTTGATCTTTAAAGCAAACCCAATGCCTAGCTTCTACCGTGAGGGTCCTCCGCCTAAGATTGAACTAAAGAAGGTATTTACCCTAAGTTTGCACTTAATGCACTTGTAATTCAACTTTTCAAGTAAACCAAAATTGGTAAAAGGCATGGATGGTACTCAGATGCTAAGTGTTTCaatgaaaattttcattttgctagtggctGAAGTTCAGCAAATATTTTTTGCAATTTTATATTGTTCAGGTTAATTTCATTGCTTATGATACATAAACATTTTATCTGAGCAGAACTAAGCAGTTGTTTTGTGTATTTATTGTAAATAATGTGTGTCAGGAGTGCTTTATTAATTACTTAAAGTTTCATACTCAATGATGCACGTCTTGCAAATgatgaacaagttatatgctttgCTGCCTTAGATTTACCATTTAAGCATAATTACACATGCACATAGAAAAAACAACTATAGTTGAGAAGAATTTTTCCCTGCAGATTAACTTGTGTTAAATTTTTTTCAAGTTATTCATTCAATTTACAAGAATTAGATGTTTCACGTAAAGTTCCTAGCAAAATGAATCTTTCTTGTAGTCATCTCTTTAGTGAACATACTCACTTTCTTTTAGATGGTTCTTATGCTGTTTTTAGTTGCAAATAATTATCTTATATTGTAGTGATTCCAAGATACAGACGCAACAAGAAGGGGAAAATTTGTAGGTCCTAACTTAAAAGAAAAGGTAGTTGAATGTGGTGATTGCTACGCAATATATTCTCCAAGTAAAACTTTTAGTGCATCTCTTCTTCTTTCATCATGCATAAAGCATTGTATTCCAAGGTCCTCAACTTCTCATCCAACCTTTTTTGTTGCCTGGCTGGTGGCTGTAGTCCCTTCCACTTGATTGCTCTCTTATGCTTAAATTATTACTTATACGCGTTTGCTTGTTTCTGCATTAGTTAGGCCAATCTTCTTTTTGTACAAAAGGTACCTCCTACTCGTGCAAAATCACCTAATCTCACTCGAAGAAAAAGCTATGGCGACGCTAAGACAACCGAAGAGGATAACTGCAATGGAGGATGTGGACGGTTTCATCGTCACAGTCTGGGTACCAACAGGGAAGCCACAAAAAAGTTGCAGAACAATCCGGAGAACATAAAGGGCAAAGAAGGGCTCAAATCCAAGTCTCTTGCAGTTGCAACAAATCGGGCAAGTGCCGGAGTCACTGTGCAGATGTGAAATGTGCGTTTACATGCTTCTAAGCTTTACTTTAGCCTTGCAACTGAGTCGACGGTTTGTTTTTGCTTACTGATATCTGATGCTGTAAATTCTCTAACGTGTACACATGATGTGATTTTGTTTGACTTGCTACTGTCTTCCTGGTTATGAAAATTTATGAGAACCATGAATTCTGAGTTCACAAAGCTTCAACTCTTTGAATCTTTAAATGATACCATTTGCTGAGTGTTTCCTTGACTTTGTCTAATTAGTCACCCATTTATCTGCTGAGCTCAATCAAGAAATGCTGCAGCATAAATGTTCAAGTTTCTGATGAGTTTATCTACTGATCTTTTCATGCTTTATGAACACTACCCATATTCATGTGAACTATAGGAGCCGACTTTTCATCGGCTCTTCATGAGAGATGAAATGACCTGTTTCATCACATAATCAAAATGCAAGATCTTCACCCCGACAAGAACACGATCACAACCTCATTCCAGTCACAAACACTTGAATTAAAACCAAACTAAGATGCCGAATAGCTGAAAGCACAACACAGAATAAATACTCTAACCTACAAGCACTACAGTGGTATCAGCACAAAGTCTTTAAGCAAAACACCTACAACCTGCTTACCCTACTAATCTTTCCTCAAACTGGACAAACAGAAAAATCTAATGGGAGTGCACCTCATCAGAATCAATACCCACCATTACAGCATTCATAACTCGATGTTTACTTGGAGGTTCCAACATGAAGATTTTCAGGTCATCCTAAGCCTTGTACCAACCTGAAGTTGTTGATTGACACTAGCACGGCTACTCACTGGTTTGCTTCCTCTTCTGAGCCCTTTGAGTACAGAGGCTCTGCGCCATCTCCACTTTGCCTTCCTGGATTGCCTCCACGTCCTTCGGCGGATGATGCATTCCCAGCTTCTTGCTTCACCAAGTTGCTGCGGCCAAAGTCGGAGAATACTCCAGCTGCCAGCATCCCATTACCTCCGATGCTGGCCTCACCATGGAGCACGTTGAATCCGCTGTTCCCTCCGGAGCCCACTCCAAGCTGACTGTGCAGTgctgcttgctgctgctgctgcaaggtCGACATCGGTGACTGGGCATACAGCATGGAGGATCGAGCAGCCAGAAGGGACTGAGGAGTCATGGGCTGTGCTTGCTGGTGTGGGATATAACGAGGGCCTGATTGCATGACGGTATTGGGTGGAAACTGCTGATGGTAAATAAATATGATGAGGCATGAAAATTGCACTGATCTAAAATCaggagcttcgtgaagttgtctTCACAAAGTTCCAAAATGGTTTTCATCATCTTAACCTGACATTTGGAAATGCCACGTAGCTTATAATTTAGAAGGTGAAAAAGACTTTCCAAAAGATTCACCCTTGTGAAGGACTGGTGCAGGAAATTATAATTTAGACCATTGCTAACTTATTTTACTTTTAGAGTTCTTACTTTTGCATTTGACAAAGATATACTAGCAGCCATTTTGAATATTTGGTGTCAGAAGTAGATATTCCCATCAACTAAAATGTTTATCCACTTATCTATTTCTCTCCACAGAAGAGCCCACAGTGTTTACGTGATATATGGCTTTGAagcaacattaaaaaaaaaaaacaaggtaaGGAAAAAAAAGTTCAGAGGAAAATTTACATGACAAAAAATATTTGACTTTCTTGGTCGGATGTCTAGCCTGTTTGAAAGTGGCCTCACCTGTTCCACAGTCAATAGTGGGAGTTCATTCAAACATGATAAAGTGGGGAACTTAATATTCTTCTTTTATATAACCTTTCATCATATTGCACTTTGCTCATTTAGATGCATAACCCAACTTGTCTTCATATAGATCACACTAAGATGAAAGATGATGTTTAGCacccaaaaacaaaaagaacatgtcTTCCTAGACCAGATCATGATTTTCATAACTTCCTTTTCCGGATGCTTTCTGAATAAAGGTCTTATATTAATGAATCTCTTTCATTTTGCACTTCAaaacaaataaatcatggaactaCTACAGTTGCGCCCTTAACAAACTAAAGCCTGACTACTCTTTGGCTGCTTAGTCTCATGTCTCGTGTTTAATTGATCTACCAGGAAGGAAAACCCATGTAGGACAGAGATACATTGTCCAGTGAACCATACCAAATCTAAGTGGCCTTTGAATTTCATTGTGATGGAACCTCTATTTATTGCATGTTTACACTAAAAAAAAGTTTACAATGTTCTATTTTAAATCTAACATGGACCTTCCTCTAAAAAAAATAACAGTtaacaaaaatataatttaaattaaatgaaAGGCCAGTAAGTTATTAGGTAATTTAGTAAGTTCGAACTAAAAAACACTCGAAAAAAAAACCATCTGGGAATAATAATACAAACAGTACATTCGTATGGTTAGATAACTGAGGACAGTACATTCATATCGTACCAACATAAAATGGTGTTTCCATGTATAACAGTACAGATCTGCATAGACATGTTCAGGAGCATAGTGCTTGACATATATAAATGGAAACTGCAAAGTATAGGGGAAGAGAACTATTCAATTCGACCAATTAATGGTTTTAAATAATACCACCAACCAAGTTGCTTTCTTTAAAAGAAATATGAGGATCAAAAGTGAACCAGATCACATAAAAAACTAAATATGAATTGTTAGCCAAATTGGACTATATCTATCAAATTTTGTGGTTCAAGAAATGGTTTATTCAAGAATTGAGAAAGTATATGGTAGAAAATCATTCTGCAAATGAAAAACTCAGGGATGATCCTAATGCACATTAACCAGTTGAATACAAAACCA
This genomic stretch from Musa acuminata AAA Group cultivar baxijiao chromosome BXJ3-9, Cavendish_Baxijiao_AAA, whole genome shotgun sequence harbors:
- the LOC103997580 gene encoding GRF-interacting factor 1-like isoform X2 → MQQHLMQMQPMMAAYASPNQVTTDIIQQYLDENKQLILAILDNQNAGKADECAENQAKLQRNLMYLAAIADSQQVPTLAQFPPNTVMQSGPRYIPHQQAQPMTPQSLLAARSSMLYAQSPMSTLQQQQQAALHSQLGVGSGGNSGFNVLHGEASIGGNGMLAAGVFSDFGRSNLVKQEAGNASSAEGRGGNPGRQSGDGAEPLYSKGSEEEANQ
- the LOC135586448 gene encoding protein WVD2-like 3 isoform X1, which codes for MPLQPDNSMPLVNEDCYSVASTALSIRTLKGGTTVATATAPAFRCSERAEKRKEFYFKLEQKHQALEAEKIQSEARLREEQEAALRKLRKSLIFKANPMPSFYREGPPPKIELKKANLLFVQKVPPTRAKSPNLTRRKSYGDAKTTEEDNCNGGCGRFHRHSLGTNREATKKLQNNPENIKGKEGLKSKSLAVATNRASAGVTVQM
- the LOC103997580 gene encoding GRF-interacting factor 1-like isoform X1, which codes for MQQHLMQMQPMMAAYASPNQVTTDIIQQYLDENKQLILAILDNQNAGKADECAENQAKLQRNLMYLAAIADSQQVPTLAQQFPPNTVMQSGPRYIPHQQAQPMTPQSLLAARSSMLYAQSPMSTLQQQQQAALHSQLGVGSGGNSGFNVLHGEASIGGNGMLAAGVFSDFGRSNLVKQEAGNASSAEGRGGNPGRQSGDGAEPLYSKGSEEEANQ
- the LOC135586448 gene encoding protein WVD2-like 3 isoform X2; protein product: MPLQPDNSMPLVNEDCYSVASTALSIRTLKGGTTVATATAPAFRCSERAEKRKEFYFKLEQKHQALEAEKIQSEARLREEQEAALRKLRKSLIFKANPMPSFYREGPPPKIELKKVPPTRAKSPNLTRRKSYGDAKTTEEDNCNGGCGRFHRHSLGTNREATKKLQNNPENIKGKEGLKSKSLAVATNRASAGVTVQM